One Anatilimnocola floriformis genomic window, CATCGGCCAGACCGGCACGACCACGGCCAGCACAAATTCGTTGGTGCTGAATTACACCGTGGCGACGGCGGGCAATATCTACGTCGAAGTCACGTCGAAAGCCAACGGCACTGGCGCCTACGATCTGATGGTCGCCAAAACGGTCACCAACAATTTCCCCTGGCACAATGCCTCGAATCCGTTGAACGTGACCGGCAATACCACGGGAACGTTTGTGACCGCCTTCGACGCGATTGCGATCATCAACGAGCTGAACAATCCCCAGATCATGAATCCGATTACCAACCGGTTGCCGGATCCCAATGGCACGACGGCGCCGCCGCCGTATCTGGATGTGAGCCCGAGCGGCACGCTGACGGCTTTCGATGTGATTCCGATCATCAACTACCTGAACGCGAATCCACTCGGCGGCACGGGCCTGGAATACGTCCCGTTTGAAGACAGCGCTGGCGAAGCAACGGAACCAGCAGTAGTATCGGTCGCGCCTCCCGCGGTAGCTCAGCCCGCGCCTGTCAGCAGCAACTCGGGATCGAGCACGACTTCCATCTTGCTGCCGTATCAAGCAACGAACAGCAACTCTTCGCCGGCAACTGCCACGACTTCCGCTGCTGTCAGCAGCGTCGCCAGCAATCCGCTGACCTGGTTGTTGCTCGCTCCCATCACCTCGACCGGCGAAGAAGCCGATGCAACGAGCGGCAGCAGCGAAGAGCACTCCGTAGCGCTCGAAGAGATTCTCAGCGAAGTCTAATTACTCTTCCGCCTTCCACTCCCTCGCCCCGGTACTCCGGGGAGAGGGCTGGGGTGAGGGGCCGAGCTGCGCGACACCCTCTTCTCTGAGTTGTTCTCAAAATAACTCTCATCTCGGGATGGTGTGTTGTCAATTTGAATACGCGTCTCCCGGCGCTCTCTCAGCGGTCATTTTTGCTTAAAACGCCGCAAAAATCGCGTTTTTCACAGCCGCCAGCTCCTCGCCGCGCAAACTTTCTGCCTCTGGCACAGCCCGTGCTTTTAAGGTCCTTCGTGATCGCGACAAGGTGTTGCGATCACGCCCACCTTCACTTGTCTGCTCGAGGAGATTCCCCATGTTCCGTTTCACTACCACTCGCATCACTTCTGCTGTCGCCCTGGTTGCTGCTCTCGCTCTCGGCGGCTTGTCGGCTGCTCCCGCACAAGCTGCCAACGGCTTTGGCAACCAGTTCAATCAGCATCACCACAACGGCCAGTTCAACAACCAGCGCAACTTCTACGGCAACAACGGAGGCGGCTTCAATGGTGGCAACTGGAACAACAACAACTACTGCCAACCCAACTTCCGCCCTGTCCAACGGCCGCCGCAACACAGCAGCTTTTACTTCCAAACGCCGAACTTTGGTTTCATCTTCGGCCGGTAGTTCGATAGATCCAGTGGATCACTTCCGGAGTCGCCTGGTTGCGAACCAAGTTCGCAGCCAGTGCGACTCGCTCGTTTCTTGCCGCGCGTAAGATGCTTTCGCCGCGTCGCCTAGACCCTTTCGCAGGTCTTCGTTCTCGATCAATCGCGAGATGCACTGCGACAGCGAACCGCGCTCAGCCGTCGCATAAAGCAAGCCGTTTTTCTCGGGTGTGATCAGTTGCCGATGTTCCGGCTGATCGCTGGCGATCACCGCCATGCCCGCGGCCAGGCCTTCGCGCAGCACCGTGCTCGTGCTTGGTTGCGGGGCGGGGGCGATGAGCATATCGGCGGCGGCGAGCAGATCTTCCCAATAGTCGAACGCGCCGGGAATGACGACTCGATATCGCAAATCAAGATCGCAGATCAGTCTGAACAGCGGCTCGCGATCGGGGCCGTCGCCGAGAATCCACAGCCGGGCATGCGGCCAGCGCTGCTGAATCGGAATCCAGGATCGCACCACGTTTTCCAAGCCGCGGTCGCGCTGCAGCGGCAAAATGCAAACCGCGATCGGCGCCCCGCCCACGACATGCAAATCGTGATTCACATTCACGAGCGCTTTGCGGGCCGATTCGCGCTCTTCTTCGCTCCGCGGCAAATGTTCCTGGCTGGCAAGCGGTGGAAAGACGTGGAGCTTGTCAGCCGAATAATTCGCCGCTTGCAGTTCAGCGGCTACAAACGACGAAGCCGCGACAATCGCCTCGGCCTGCTGACACTTCGCTGCAATCCGTCCGCCGAAGCGGGCTTGCCGTTGCCAGGCCACTTCGCCGTAATCGCCCGCTTCGGTCGCGCGCAAAACGATCGGCGGGCCCTTCGCGCCGAGCGAAATCAGCGCGGCATAAGCTTCGGCCCGCAGGCCTTGCACCACCACGCCATCGAACTGCGTTTGATTCTGCCGCAAGAATCGCGACAGCGAATACAGGTATCGAAGCATGCCCCAGCCAGGAGTCGCCGGCCATGGTAAACGCGTGAGGGGAATACCGCGCAGTGTGGTTCGCTCGGACCACTCTTTTTGCCAGCGCGCGGTAACCAGCGTTGGCCGCGCACCTTGCTCTTGCAGTTCGGTCGCGAGCCGCAGCACATCGCGTTCGGCTTCACCGGCGAGCGGCCACAAACGACGGCTGACAATGGCGATCCGCGGCGCCGTTTCGGCAGCCCCATTTTCTGCAGGCTCTGCCGAGAGAGATTCGCGCGCCGCGCGAGCGGGATTTGGCAGCGTGCCGGACATTCAGTTTCGCCGTAGCCACGATCGTCTGGCGAGCATGGCTACCAGCGCCGATGCTAGGCGTGATCGACCAAGTCGCTCTCTTCGAGCGCGGCCAGGTAGGGAAGATTGCGATACATGTCACGATAATCCAAACCGTAGCCTACGACGAACTCGTCGGGAATTTCAAAGCCCACATAATCGGGCCGCATAGTCACTTCCTGCCGGCCACGCTTCAGCAGCAGCACCGCGCTCTTGATCGACTTCGGCCGGAGCTCGTCGATCATCTCGATGACTTTTTCCAGCGTATGGCCGGTGTCGAAAATATCGTCGACGAGCAATACGTCGCGTCCTTCGACGTCGAGCATCATGTCGGAGTTGATCGTCAGTGTGCCGCGGGTGGTGCCCCCTTTGTAGCTGCTGGTTTGCACCACGCCGACGCGCATCGGCAGATCGAGCTTGCGCATCAGATCGGCCAGAAATACGATGCTGCCGGTCATGATCGCGATGACGGTCAGCGGTTTGCCCGCCTCCCGCGCACGAATGTCCTCGGCAACCTTATTAATAGAGTCCTGAATCTGCTGTTCAGTGACCAGAATCTTCACGGCAACACTCTCGGCTGAGGAAAAGAAGAATGGAGCATTGTAAAGTTCGCCAGCCACGCCGAAAAGTTGCCTGCCCGGCTATCTGTGTAGCCCTCACGCTCCGCGTGGTGTGCCACTGGCCAGAGCCAGTGCTGAGGTGGCGAGGGAACGGCGGTTGCTCGGCTCACCGGTGCCACTGGCCGTTTTGGCAAGAGGTTATCTGGCGAACTAACGGTCGTTTCACGCCAGCGGCGCTGTCGCGGTGAGAGCGACGGGAGGGCGAGGCTCTGTCACGCGACATAAAGTTATGCCGTTAATCGCGACACATAGTTTTGCCGTTAATCGCGACATAAAGTTTTGCCGGGTTGTGGGATTCGGTAGCATGAGTTCGTCTCGGGCGTCTGGTGAATTCGTTGCTGCGGAGATTCGATCATGCCTCGTGCTTTGGCTTTGGCGGTTCGGCGGGCGATTTGGCGACGATCTAAGAATGGGCAGTCGGTGGCGCTCATCGCCCAGGAGTTGGAGTTGTGCGAGCGGACGGTGAGGAGCTTTTTGCAGCGGTTGCGGGCGCGGGGCGAGGCTGCGTTGGCGGCCAATTATCAGGCGTGCGGCAGAGAGCGTTCGCAGGATGCGGAAGTGGTGCGGCGGCGAACATTGCGATTGCGTGAGCAGCATCGGCGCTGGGGCGCTGAGCGTTTGCGAATTGAATTAACGCGGTGGTTTGTTGCGGCTCAACTTCCCAGCACGCGCACATTGCAGCGCTGGTTGCGGACCACGCGGCCTGCGCCGAGTGGTCGTCGCCAGGGCACGCGCGTGACGCGAGCAGAGCAGCCGCACCACGTTTGGCAGATTGATGCTGCGGAGCAGAAGCGACTGGCCAGCGGCGCGCCGGTGTCGTGGTTGCGCGTGGCCGATGAGTGCAGCGGCGCGGTGCTAATGTCGTTTGTTTTTTCCCCTCGGTCACTTCACGCAGGTTCCCGTGGTTCGCGTGCAGGCCTGTTTGCGGCAGGTTTTTAGCGAATATGGAAGGCCGCACGTGATGCGTGTCGACAACGGCGCACCGTGGGGTTCGTGGAGCGATCTCCCCACCGCGCTCGCGCTATGGCTCATCGGCTTGGGTATTGAGATGCACTGGAACACGCCGCGCCGACCGCAGGAGAACGGCGTGATCGAACGAAGTCAGAGCCTGGTGAATACTTGGGCGGAACCGCGGCAGTGCCGAACTGTGCGTCAGTTTCAATCGCGACTGCGGCATGAAGATCGCTTGCAACGCGAAGTTTATCCCGCAATTCACAAGCAGCCGCGAGTCGTGGCGTTCCCCGAGCTGAAGCATTCGGGGCGCACCTACACGGCAGGTTGGGAACGACGTCACTGGAACTGGGACCGCGTGCTTGAGCATCTCAGCACCTATTGCGTGCCCCGTCGTGTCGATCAGTCGGGCAAGATCGGGCCGTATCACCGCAAGCTGTTTATCGGCGCCCGACACGCCGGCCGCGACGTGTACCTGAGCTTCGACCCCGATCGCTTGGAATGGCTGGTGACCGATGAACCAGGCAACCAACTGCGAGCGATATACGCCTCCGACTGGACTCCACACGCCGTGCGCACTCTCCAAGTGCCAGGGCCGGCGCAGCGTCGCAAATGAAAACACTGGCGTAGACAAGTGAACATGAAAGCTAGCTAGATCGGCAAAACTTTATGTCGCTATTAACGCGGCAAAACTTTGTGTCGCGTGACAGGCTCCTGCCGAGCCGCCGAGGTGGAATTGCGAAGGCCGCCAGCGACTGCTTTCGACCGGCGCGGCTCGGCGGGAGCCTCGCCCTCCCAAAGGCAGCGACAGCGTGAGCGGTTACCCGTTGGCTCGCTGACCCACCTCCCGTCGCCGATCGGCACTGGCCAACGAGCCAGTGGCACGCGAAAAATATCGTCAAGAAACTAGTGGACAACCAGCCACTACTCTCCTCTAGTGGGACGTCGCGTCGTGGATTTTCAGTTTCCCAAACGAGGAGCAGAGTCATGGCCGAGGATCAAAAAATCGAGGGGCAGAAACCTGACGGCAAGAAGCCAAAAAAGGAGAAGGACATCCTCAAGCCGATGCATGTCAGCGAGCGCGATAAGAGGATTTTTCACGAGGTGCGTGTCGACGGCCGATCGCAGACGGAGGTCGGCAGTAAGTACGGCCTCACGCAGCCGCGGGTGAGCAAAATTATCACGCGCGTCGAGCTTTGGTTGTCGCAGCCCGTCGCGAAGGATTTTGCCGAACTGCCGCGGGCCGATCGCCTGCGAGCCGCCGCGCGCCTTCACAAGATGCGACTCGAAAAAATGTACGACGAAGCTCTCTCGGCGTGGGAGGCGTCGCGCAAACCGCGGACCATTCGCAAGACGAAAATGGTCAAGGGCGAGTCGGTTCCCGACCCTGAAGTGCAATCGCAAAACGGCGACGCTCGGCTGTGGAAGTGCGTGATCATCGCGATGAAAGAGCTGTCGGCGTTCGAGGGTTTCAATGGCCGCGGCGAGGTCGATGCCTCGACGGCAGGCCGCGTGTGGGAACCGGTGCTGAAAGACGAAGCCGTGAATCGCGAAGTGAAACGCCGCACGATGCTCGGCATGTTCGACTCGCCCGGCGATGAAGGAATTCTGGGAGCGTGGGGGAATGAGATGGCAGCGCGCAATGCGCAGCTTGCTGCCGAACCGGCTGACGCTGGTGGAATCAATCCATCGACGGCGAGCGATGATCGCGCGGAGGAATATCAATCGGCCTGCGACCACGGCTCGGCGGGAGCCTCGCCCTCCCTGAGCGACGACTGTGTAGAAGTTTGCGACCCACCCGTTAGTGGCTGTTATAAAAGGTTATACGAAAACGGCAGTGAATCGACGAAAAGTGTTGAACAACAATGCGTTACGACGAAAGAAAAAAGTGATAACCTGTTATATATAACAGGGGCAGTCGCCGGGAGGGCGACGCTCCCGCGGAGCCGCGCCGGTGAACCAGCCGCCGCCGGTGGAACCAATCCATCGAGCGGGAACGGCGATCGAGCGGAAGCAACTCGAGCGGAGGGAAATCAACCGGCATTCGACCACGGCTCGGCAGGAGCCTCGCCCTCCCGAGAAACGCCCGCCCAGGGAACGCCGTTCCGGCAATTCCCTTCGCCGGAATTCATGGCGCGAAATTCCGGCATGCCGATCGTCACCATTCGCCAAATGACGCCACCCTCGAAACGAGAATTCGGCATGCCCTATCCGCCGTCCCTTAGTGAAACGTCTGGCTGACGCGGCGCGGTTATGACTCCGATTTTGGCTGGTCTCATTAGCCGCCGGGCGCTAGCCCCCGGCTTTGAATGAGCTGTAGAGCCGGGGGCTAGCGCCCGGCGGCTGATTCGTCGGAGCGGAATTTAGGTCTAACCGGAGACTAGTCGCCAGGGGCGGTTTCACCCGCTACCTTAAGGGGCGGATTATTTACCCATTGAATGTAGAGGGCCAGATCATGATGGGCTTTGGGGCTGCTGAACTCACAATCATGCTGATGTTCTTGGGAGGCTTCGGCCTGCCGCTGGGAGTGCCGCCGGCGCCCGAGAATCCAGCCATGCATTACGTCGCGCCGGAGAAGTGCGTGCTGTACTCGAGTTGGGCTGGCATGGCCACGCCCGATGCGTCGAGCGCCAATCAAACGGAGCAGCTCTTTGCCGAAGCTGAGATTCAGGAATTCGGCAAGTCGCTCGAGAAGACCATTGGCTTGGCCGTGCGGCACTTCGCGCAGCAAAACGGCGATCCCAAAGCCGACCTGATGGCAAAGGTGATTCCCAACTGGACGAAGACAGTTATCACGCGGCCGGCGGCGGTCTTCGCCACGAAGATCGAAATGGCTGGCGGCAAGCTGGCCTTCGAAGGTGGGCTGTTGCTCGATGCCGGCGCGACCGAAGCGCCGCTCCTCGCCGATGGTCTCATTCAAATGATGAAGTCCCCCGACCATCCGCCACAGATGGTGAAGATCGGCGCGGTGCAAGTCGCGCAGTTTGCGCCGCTCAAAGGTTCGCCCGTGGAAGCCGAGATTTCGATCGGCGCTGCAGGACCGTATGTGCTGATTGGTTTCGGCAAAGGTTCGGTCGCTGGCATGATGGACCGCGTCCGCGCGAAGCAAGTGCCGGCCTGGCTGGCTGCGATCGGCACGCGCTTGCCCGTCGAGCGCCGCGCCAGCATTTCCTACCTCAATACCAAAGCGATCTCGCAGGCCTTTTTGCCACTGGCTGGTCCCGATGGCGAGAAGGTAGCGAAGGCGCTCGGCCTCGAGCAGATTGGCGAATTGGTGTCGGTCACCGGGCTGGATAAGGACGGCATGGTCAGCCGCAGCTTGCTCAAGATCGACGGCAATACGACGGGCCTCCTCGCGCTGATCGATACGGCAGGGATCAAAGCCGAGCAGGTGGCGTTCTTGCCGAAGGATGCGACGTTTGCCACGGCGTTCACGCTCAACACGCAACAGGTTTACAGCTTTGCGGCGCACCTGGTTTCGCAACTCGATCCGAACGGCGGCGAAGAATTCGAAGAGATGGCGAAAGGCTTTCGGCAGAATTTCGGCATGCGATTGCAGGAAGATGTGCTGGCTTCGCTGGGCGAAACGTGGACCCTGTCGATGTCGCCCACCGATGGTTTGCTCGGCGTGATTGCGACCGTCGAAGTGAAAGACCCGATCAAGCTGAATCAATTTGTCGAGCGCGTTACGGGCATGTTCAGCGATGGTCCGCCAGGGGCTGCTCCACGGATCGATACCGCACAGTTCCAAGGCAACGCGATTCGCAGCGTAGCCGTGCCCGGCATGCCGTTTCGGCCGGCCTGGTCGATCTCGGGCAATCGCTTGATCATCGCCCTCGCGCCGCAATCGATCAAAGCGCAGCTCGGGGCGAAGGCGACCGAAACCGGGCTGTTCAACACGCCCGCATATGCTGCGGCCTTTCAAGGTGATTCGCGCGTGATCGCGCTCTCGCATCAGGACTCGGCGAAGATTTTTGAAACGACCTACGGCTATCTGAATATGTTTTTGCCGATGATGCTCGACGCCCGGAGCCCGTTTGACGAAGGTCCACCGACACCGCAATTCTTCGACTTCGCCACGTTGCCGTCGTCGCGGTCGATTCATCGCCACTTGCGGCCGAGCACGTCGATCACCAAGCGCGCGACCGACGGCATTGAAACGGAGTCGCGACAAACGTTTCCGACGCTGAACGTCGGCACTTCGGGGCCGATCGCGGTCGCACTGCTGTTGCCCGCCGTGCAAGCTTCGCGGGCGGCGGCGCAGCGGATGCAATCGTCGAACAACCTGAAGCAGCAGATGCTGGGGTTGCTGAATTATCACGACACGTTTCTGCACATGCCGCCGGCGTATAGCGTAAGCAAGGACAAGGACAAGAAGCCGCTGCTGAGTTGGCGCGTACACATCCTGCCATTCGTCGAGCAGCTTCCGCTCTACGAACAGTTCAAACTTGACGAGCCGTGGGATAGCCCGCACAACATCAAGTTGCTCGACAAGATGCCGCAGGTTTATCGCTCACCGGGAAGCTCGGCTGCGCCGGGGAAGACGACTTACCTGGCCGTTGGCGGCCCGAAAGGCATGCTGGGCAAGCCCGACGCCATGGGTCGTGGAATCACGCTCGCCGCCGTCACCGACGGCACGTCGAACACGGTCGCCATTGTCGAAGCGGGCGATGGGCGAGCGATCGAATGGACCAAGCCCGACGAATTTGTGCCGGAAGAAAAAGATCCGATGAAGGGTTTGGCGGGGCCGTTTCCAGGCGGTTTTCTCGCCGCGTTTTGCGATGGCCACGTGCAGTTCATCAAACTCAAGATCGACCCAGTCAACGTGTGGCGTGTCTTTGACCGAGACGATGGTCAGCCGTTTAACATTGATGATTAGAAGGAATCGAGTGTGTCAGCAGGTGTAAGGGCTGCGCACGATGATGCGATCGGGTTTGCGGCGGTAGATCAAGCCGCTGGTGCGGGCGGCTTGTTCGATGGCGTCGAAGTCGCCGGCAGAGAATTCGATGTCGACGGTGTGATAGAGCTTGTAAGGGAAGTCTGGCCGGTCGAGCAGTTCTTCCTCGCCGATTTGTTCGGCGGGAGGAATGCGGAGGTCGATGAGTTGCCCGTCGGACATTTTCCAGCGGGCGGCAAGTTCATGATCGCCCGTGGGATTTAATTTGCGGAGAAACTCAGCCCATTGAGACATGCTGGCCTCGCGAAGTTCTCAAGCATTGCCACGGGCGGCGGTGATCAACTCGGTGGCGCCGCGGCTGAGCAGGTCATCGGCGACGCGTTGGCCAAGGAGCGCGGCATCGGAGGCTGGGGCAGTTCCCGTGGCGGTGAGTTTGGCCGTGCCATCGGGATGAAGCACGACGGCATCCATCTGCAGCAAGTTCTTTTCGAGCCGCGCCCAAGCGCCGACCGGCGCGAGGCAACCCGCGCGAAGAGAGTTCAGCAGCGTGCGCTCGGCAGTGATGGCAGCGAACGTAGTGGGATGATTGAGTGGCTGCAGCAGTTGGCGGGTCGTGGTGTCGTCGGCGCGTGTTTCCAAACCGAGCGCGCCCTGGCCGACGGCGGGGAGCATGACTTGGGGTGGAATGATGTAAGTAATGCGATCGGCGAGGCCGAGGCGCGAGAGTCCCGCTTGCGCGAGGACGATGGCGTCGTAGTCGCCGGCGTCGAGTTTTTTCAAACGCGTATCGACATTGCCGCGGATTTCGAGGAGTTTCAGATCGGGGCGTTGATTGAGAAGCTGTGCCCGCCGGCGGAGACTGCCGGTGCCAATGCGAGCTCCTTCGGGCAATTCATCGAGCAGCCGAAACGGCCCGACGAGCACATCGTTCACACTTTCGCGAGCAGGCACAGCGGCGATCGCCAGTCCCGGCACTTCAGCAGTCGGCAAGTCTTTCAGGCTGTGAACTGCGAGATCGATCTCATTGTCGAGTAGAGCGCGCTGGATTTCTTTGGTGAAGAGTCCTTGTCCGCCGATCTGGCCGAGCGGACCGGTCTTTACATCGCCCTGGGTGGTGATGTGGATCATCTCGACTGCGATGCCCAGCGCGGCGAGTCGCGCGGAGACCCATTCGGCTTGCCAGCGTGCGAGAGGACTCGAACGCGTGCCGAGACGAATGCGCGGCTGACTACTGCTGACTCCCATTGGATCCGTCCGACCTTCCTATGTCTTCGCGGCGCTAATCGCGCGGCGGACTACTTGCCGCATCAATTCCAGGGGCGCGGGCTGACCGGTGAACAGCTTGAACTGCAGCGCGGCCTGGCCGACGAACATGTCGATGCCGGTGATAGTATGACTGCCGATTTCGCGGGCCTGTTTGATGAGGAGCGTTTGCTCCGGATTGTAGACCGTATCGAAGACGGTCATTTCGTGCGTCACGTGCCGCGTATCGAAGGGCGTTTCGTCGACGACCGGATGCATGCCCACCGGCGTGCCGTTGACGACCAGTAGCGGCCGAATGGTGTGTCGGTTTTCCCATGGTACGCTGCGAGCTTGAAAGGCCGCAGCAAGTTGCTCGGCCTTTTCATCGGTGCGCGAAGCGATCACCACATCGGCGGCGCGGCGTTTGAGGCCATAGACCAGTGCTCGCGACACGCCGCCGGCGCCGAGGACCAGCATCGTTTTGCCGTTGAGGGCTGGGTTGTTTTCGTCACCACCGAAGGCTTGATCGATGCAGGCCATGGCAGCGCGATAGTCGGTATTGAAGCCGGTCGCGCCTTCGGGCTTGAAGACTACCGTGTTGCAGGCGCCGATTCGTTGCGTCGCTTCATCGGCTTGCTTGATGTGCTTGAGAATTTCCTCTTTGTGCGGAATGGTGACGCTCAGACCTTTCACGCCCAGCTCGGCACAATCGGCGAGGAACGACGGCAGTTGATCGCTCGAGACGCGGAACGGTAGATAGACCTTATTCAATTTCAAATGAGCAAAGCCGGCGTTGTGAATGAGCGGGCTGAGGCTCTGCGCGACGGGGTCGGCCACGACGCCGTAGAACTCGGTGTCGGCATTGATCTGCTCGTAGCGATAGATCTCTTTCATCTGCTGAAAGCTGAGTTGCCCCGGCGCGAGCGCCCGCTCGGCATGAAACGTCGCATAGGTGAACGGAGCGCCGAAGCGCTTGGCGAGCACGCGCGACGGCGTGCCGATTTCGCCCATGCCGATGGCCACGGTGGGGATCTTACTATCGCGGCAGAGCCGCAGAAGGCGAAGGTTGTCGTGGGGATGATTGACCATCGTGGCAATCTTCACCACATCGGCATCGAGGGCCGCGAGTCGAGCATGCAGACCGGCGAGATCTTCGGGCGTTTCGCGAAAATTGTGATAACTGATAATCCGCTTTGTTTTGCCGAAACGCGGAATCTTGCTGGCGATGTCTTCTTCGAGATCGACATATTCAATGCCGGCGACAATCGCTTGTCGCAGCAACATCTGTCGTTGCTCTTCGCTGTGCGCCCACTTGCCGCCATCGGCTTCGCGGCGGCAGGTGATAACAACCGGGCAAGGCCGTTCCGGCAGCAAGCGGTTGAGATTGACTTTGCTTTGGACGTAATCGAGCCGCAGCTCGACAAGCTTTGCGCCAATCTCGGCCAGGTGTTTGTGCTCGGCAATCAAGTAGCGGTGGCGGCCGCGGCCAATACTGACGCAAATCATGAAAGAAACACCCGAGCAGAGCCCCCTACGGAGAAGGGCCAGGTTGCAAATTCCAGAGACCGTAAAGTTGGATTAAGTGTACCACGCCGATCGCCTTTTTTCAGGGGATTTCGAGTTGCTGACGATTCGCCTCTCGTCGGCGGTTTGTCTCTTCCCTTAGAATGCTCGCTATGGCAACGCTGTTCGTGATGCAAGGCCGCGATCGCGGCAAAC contains:
- a CDS encoding glycosyltransferase family 4 protein, whose amino-acid sequence is MSGTLPNPARAARESLSAEPAENGAAETAPRIAIVSRRLWPLAGEAERDVLRLATELQEQGARPTLVTARWQKEWSERTTLRGIPLTRLPWPATPGWGMLRYLYSLSRFLRQNQTQFDGVVVQGLRAEAYAALISLGAKGPPIVLRATEAGDYGEVAWQRQARFGGRIAAKCQQAEAIVAASSFVAAELQAANYSADKLHVFPPLASQEHLPRSEEERESARKALVNVNHDLHVVGGAPIAVCILPLQRDRGLENVVRSWIPIQQRWPHARLWILGDGPDREPLFRLICDLDLRYRVVIPGAFDYWEDLLAAADMLIAPAPQPSTSTVLREGLAAGMAVIASDQPEHRQLITPEKNGLLYATAERGSLSQCISRLIENEDLRKGLGDAAKASYARQETSESHWLRTWFATRRLRK
- the hpt gene encoding hypoxanthine phosphoribosyltransferase, encoding MKILVTEQQIQDSINKVAEDIRAREAGKPLTVIAIMTGSIVFLADLMRKLDLPMRVGVVQTSSYKGGTTRGTLTINSDMMLDVEGRDVLLVDDIFDTGHTLEKVIEMIDELRPKSIKSAVLLLKRGRQEVTMRPDYVGFEIPDEFVVGYGLDYRDMYRNLPYLAALEESDLVDHA
- a CDS encoding helix-turn-helix domain-containing protein encodes the protein MPRALALAVRRAIWRRSKNGQSVALIAQELELCERTVRSFLQRLRARGEAALAANYQACGRERSQDAEVVRRRTLRLREQHRRWGAERLRIELTRWFVAAQLPSTRTLQRWLRTTRPAPSGRRQGTRVTRAEQPHHVWQIDAAEQKRLASGAPVSWLRVADECSGAVLMSFVFSPRSLHAGSRGSRAGLFAAGF
- a CDS encoding DUF1559 domain-containing protein translates to MMGFGAAELTIMLMFLGGFGLPLGVPPAPENPAMHYVAPEKCVLYSSWAGMATPDASSANQTEQLFAEAEIQEFGKSLEKTIGLAVRHFAQQNGDPKADLMAKVIPNWTKTVITRPAAVFATKIEMAGGKLAFEGGLLLDAGATEAPLLADGLIQMMKSPDHPPQMVKIGAVQVAQFAPLKGSPVEAEISIGAAGPYVLIGFGKGSVAGMMDRVRAKQVPAWLAAIGTRLPVERRASISYLNTKAISQAFLPLAGPDGEKVAKALGLEQIGELVSVTGLDKDGMVSRSLLKIDGNTTGLLALIDTAGIKAEQVAFLPKDATFATAFTLNTQQVYSFAAHLVSQLDPNGGEEFEEMAKGFRQNFGMRLQEDVLASLGETWTLSMSPTDGLLGVIATVEVKDPIKLNQFVERVTGMFSDGPPGAAPRIDTAQFQGNAIRSVAVPGMPFRPAWSISGNRLIIALAPQSIKAQLGAKATETGLFNTPAYAAAFQGDSRVIALSHQDSAKIFETTYGYLNMFLPMMLDARSPFDEGPPTPQFFDFATLPSSRSIHRHLRPSTSITKRATDGIETESRQTFPTLNVGTSGPIAVALLLPAVQASRAAAQRMQSSNNLKQQMLGLLNYHDTFLHMPPAYSVSKDKDKKPLLSWRVHILPFVEQLPLYEQFKLDEPWDSPHNIKLLDKMPQVYRSPGSSAAPGKTTYLAVGGPKGMLGKPDAMGRGITLAAVTDGTSNTVAIVEAGDGRAIEWTKPDEFVPEEKDPMKGLAGPFPGGFLAAFCDGHVQFIKLKIDPVNVWRVFDRDDGQPFNIDD
- the hemC gene encoding hydroxymethylbilane synthase, giving the protein MGVSSSQPRIRLGTRSSPLARWQAEWVSARLAALGIAVEMIHITTQGDVKTGPLGQIGGQGLFTKEIQRALLDNEIDLAVHSLKDLPTAEVPGLAIAAVPARESVNDVLVGPFRLLDELPEGARIGTGSLRRRAQLLNQRPDLKLLEIRGNVDTRLKKLDAGDYDAIVLAQAGLSRLGLADRITYIIPPQVMLPAVGQGALGLETRADDTTTRQLLQPLNHPTTFAAITAERTLLNSLRAGCLAPVGAWARLEKNLLQMDAVVLHPDGTAKLTATGTAPASDAALLGQRVADDLLSRGATELITAARGNA
- the aroE gene encoding shikimate dehydrogenase, whose amino-acid sequence is MICVSIGRGRHRYLIAEHKHLAEIGAKLVELRLDYVQSKVNLNRLLPERPCPVVITCRREADGGKWAHSEEQRQMLLRQAIVAGIEYVDLEEDIASKIPRFGKTKRIISYHNFRETPEDLAGLHARLAALDADVVKIATMVNHPHDNLRLLRLCRDSKIPTVAIGMGEIGTPSRVLAKRFGAPFTYATFHAERALAPGQLSFQQMKEIYRYEQINADTEFYGVVADPVAQSLSPLIHNAGFAHLKLNKVYLPFRVSSDQLPSFLADCAELGVKGLSVTIPHKEEILKHIKQADEATQRIGACNTVVFKPEGATGFNTDYRAAMACIDQAFGGDENNPALNGKTMLVLGAGGVSRALVYGLKRRAADVVIASRTDEKAEQLAAAFQARSVPWENRHTIRPLLVVNGTPVGMHPVVDETPFDTRHVTHEMTVFDTVYNPEQTLLIKQAREIGSHTITGIDMFVGQAALQFKLFTGQPAPLELMRQVVRRAISAAKT